One genomic segment of Arachis duranensis cultivar V14167 chromosome 4, aradu.V14167.gnm2.J7QH, whole genome shotgun sequence includes these proteins:
- the LOC127746597 gene encoding uncharacterized protein LOC127746597 has translation MASEESFVVLVHHRGFIKRKIRSGVKFTDKDPLCIIVRPTTRYEDLVSSVLLKLGLEGVKQVKKFFYRIPITVLQETVKYDCFTIGSDEDLQVMFHCHRQFPKVRTPELLAKLVDAVSSSGGSNRNTTTLATVAGSSSRLTVASSSVPAYEPPVQPVASPSFAVDLNGSVGDEVGEGEYLRTSLQCAVPAGVGDGFLDDPEDDDFEPDMIADDSGDDVGASEPAGAGGGFRSGT, from the coding sequence atggctagtgaggagagtttCGTAGTGTTGGTTCACCACAGAGGATTCATTAAGAGGAAAATTCGTTCcggtgtgaagttcactgataaGGATCCTCTCTGTATTATCGTCAGGCCTACGACGAGGTATGAGGACCTTGTTAGCTCTGTACTACTGAAACTTGGTCTAGAAGGTGTGAAACAGGTTAAGAAGTTTTTTTATCGAATTCCAATCACGGTGCTCCAGGAAACCGTGAAGTACGATTGTTTCACAATCGGGAGTGATGAGGACTTGCAGGTCATGTTTCATTGTCACCGGCAGTTTCCAAAGGTGAGGACACCAGAACTTTTGGCAAAGTTGGTTGACGCGGTGTCCAGCTCGGGGGGTTCGAACCGGAATACCACCACTTTAGCCACGGTAGCCGGTTCTAGTTCCAGACTAACCGTTGCATCTTCCTCCGTCCCTGCGTACGAGCCACCCGTCCAACCTGTCGCCTCCCCTTCGTTCGCTGTTGATCTGAACGGCAGTGTAGGCGACGAGGTCGGAGAAGGGGAATATCTGCGGACCTCTTTACAGTGTGCTGTACCGGCTGGGGTTGGAGATGGATTCTTGGATGATCCAGAGGACGATGATTTCGAGCCGGATATGATTGCTGATGACAGTGGCGATGATGTTGGAGCAAGTGAGCCTGCTGGGGCGGGCGGTGGTTTTAGATCTGGCACGTAG
- the LOC107483290 gene encoding stilbene synthase 3, which yields MVSVSEIRNVQRAEGPATVLAIGTANPSNCVDQSTYADYYFRVTNSEHMTDLKKKFQRICERTQIKNRHMYLTEEILKENPNMCAYKAPSLDAREDMMIREVPRVGKEAATKAIKEWGQPMSKITHLIFCTTSGVALPGVDYELIVLLGLDPCVKRYMMYHQGCFAGGTVLRLAKDLAENNKDARVLIVCSENTAVTFRGPSETDMDSLVGQALFADGAAAIIIGSDPVPEVEKPLFEIVSTDQKLVPGSHGAIGGLLREVGLTFYLNKSVPDIISQNINDALSKAFDPLGISDYNSIFWIAHPGGRAILDQVEQKVNLKPEKMKATRDVLSNYGNMSSACVFFIMDLMRKKSLEEGLKTTGEGLDWGVLFGFGPGLTIETVVLRSVTI from the exons ATGGTGTCTGTGAGTGAGATCCGCAACGTTCAAAGAGCAGAAGGTCCTGCAACTGTATTGGCAATTGGCACGGCAAATCCATCAAATTGTGTTGATCAGAGTACATATGCTGATTACTATTTCAGAGTAACCAATAGCGAACACATGACTGATCTCAAGAAGAAATTTCAGCGCATTT GTGAAAGAACACAGATCAAGAATAGACATATGTACTTAACGGAAGAGATACTGAAAGAGAATCCTAACATGTGTGCATACAAGGCACCGTCGTTGGATGCAAGGGAAGATATGATGATCAGGGAGGTACCAAGGGTTGGAAAAGAGGCTGCAACCAAGGCCATCAAAGAATGGGGACAACCAATGTCTAAAATCACACATTTGATCTTTTGCACCACCAGCGGTGTTGCGTTGCCTGGCGTTGATTACGAACTCATCGTACTCTTAGGGCTCGACCCATGCGTTAAGAGGTACATGATGTACCACCAAGGCTGCTTCGCTGGTGGCACTGTCCTTCGTTTGGCTAAGGACTTGGCTGAAAACAACAAGGATGCTCGTGTTCTTATTGTTTGTTCTGAGAATACCGCAGTCACTTTCCGTGGTCCTAGTGAGACAGACATGGATAGTCTTGTAGGACAAGCATTGTTTGCGGATGGAGCTGCTGCGATTATCATTGGTTCTGATCCTGTGCCAGAGGTTGAGAAGCCTCTCTTTGAGATTGTTTCGACTGATCAAAAACTTGTCCCTGGCAGCCATGGAGCTATCGGTGGTCTCCTTCGTGAAGTTGGACTTACATTCTATCTTAACAAGAGTGTTCCTGATATTATTTCGCAAAATATCAACGACGCGCTCAGTAAAGCTTTTGATCCATTGGGTATATCTGATTATAACTCAATATTTTGGATTGCACATCCTGGTGGACGTGCAATTTTGGACCAAGTTGAACAGAAGGTGAACTTGAAACCAGAAAAAATGAAAGCTACTAGAGATGTGCTTAGCAACTATGGTAATATGTCAAGTGCATGTGTGTTCTTCATCATGGATTTGATGAGGAAGAAGTCTCTTGAAGAAGGACTTAAAACCACTGGTGAAGGACTTGATTGGGGTGTGCTTTTTGGCTTTGGTCCTGGTCTCACCATTGAAACCGTTGTTCTTCGCAGTGTGACCATCTGA